One window of Mesorhizobium loti R88b genomic DNA carries:
- a CDS encoding LysE family translocator gives MSLELYAAYVLACIVIILVPGPTVTLIIANSIRHGARAGLANVAGTQAGLAIMIAIVGIGLNTLISGMGHWFEWVRLIGAAYLIWMGVQMFRSKGTLNADGTARKPRGGFFLQGLLVALSNPKTLIFFGAFFPQFISPQGNYSLQIVVMGLTAMIFAAMSDSTYALAAGRAGRMLSASRIKLLSRISGSFMVGGGLWLAFSRSK, from the coding sequence ATGTCGCTCGAACTCTACGCCGCCTATGTCCTTGCCTGCATCGTCATCATCCTGGTGCCCGGTCCGACGGTCACGTTGATCATCGCCAACAGCATCCGCCATGGCGCCCGCGCTGGCCTCGCCAATGTCGCCGGCACGCAGGCCGGGCTTGCGATCATGATCGCCATCGTCGGCATCGGCCTCAACACGCTGATCTCGGGCATGGGCCACTGGTTCGAATGGGTCAGGCTGATTGGCGCCGCCTACCTGATCTGGATGGGCGTGCAGATGTTCCGCTCCAAGGGCACGCTGAATGCGGATGGCACCGCCAGGAAGCCGCGTGGTGGCTTCTTCCTGCAGGGCCTGCTGGTGGCACTCAGCAATCCAAAGACGCTTATCTTCTTCGGCGCATTCTTCCCGCAGTTCATTTCGCCGCAAGGCAACTACTCGCTGCAGATCGTCGTCATGGGCCTGACCGCCATGATCTTCGCCGCGATGTCGGATTCGACCTATGCGCTCGCCGCCGGCCGCGCCGGTCGCATGCTCTCGGCCAGCCGCATCAAGCTTTTGTCCAGGATCAGCGGCAGCTTCATGGTTGGTGGCGGCCTGTGGCTGGCGTTTTCGCGATCGAAGTAA
- a CDS encoding amidase has protein sequence MMRPQTKHSVPPAGDTCRLSAVELADAIRHKKLSVREVVTAFLDRIETVNPLVNAIVSLRDRSDILREADAADNKRKGETGSLFGLPIAIKDLASTTGLRTSFGSPIFADFVPHEDDFFVERIRDAGAIIIGKTNVPEFGLGSNTYNNVFGPTLNAFDPALTAGGSSGGAAVALALDMVPVADGSDFGGSLRNPAAWNNVYGFRPSQGLVPGGPDFEVFHAQMGVEGPMGRNVADMALLLDVQSGYHPRAPLSYEKPGSFLEGLAVPSAGGRIAWLSDLGGHLPIEPGILELCETALGRFSDASFPAEPLLPDFDFEALWQAFVTLRQASSGCALKIHYDDPARRGLLKPEAIWEVENAMRLTAPQIRAASVVRTSWHRTLLSIFDRFDLIALPTAQVFPFEVGTHWPREVAGRAMDSYHRWMQVSAYATLGGCPAVNVPVGFDDMGRPMGMQLIGRPRGDLAVLKAAAAYEATLPWQTGA, from the coding sequence ATGATGCGCCCCCAAACCAAACATTCCGTGCCGCCGGCCGGCGACACCTGCCGCCTGTCCGCTGTCGAACTGGCCGACGCGATCCGCCACAAGAAGCTTTCCGTACGCGAGGTAGTGACCGCCTTCCTCGACCGCATCGAGACGGTCAACCCGCTGGTCAACGCCATCGTCTCGTTGCGCGACCGCAGCGACATCCTGCGTGAGGCCGACGCAGCCGATAACAAGCGGAAGGGCGAAACCGGTTCGCTCTTCGGCCTGCCGATCGCTATCAAGGACCTCGCCTCGACCACCGGGCTCAGGACCTCCTTCGGCTCGCCGATCTTCGCCGATTTCGTGCCGCATGAAGACGATTTCTTCGTCGAGCGCATTCGCGACGCCGGCGCCATCATCATCGGCAAGACCAATGTCCCCGAATTCGGGCTGGGATCCAACACCTACAACAACGTCTTCGGGCCGACGCTGAACGCATTCGATCCGGCGCTCACCGCCGGTGGGTCGAGCGGCGGTGCGGCGGTGGCGCTGGCGCTGGACATGGTGCCCGTCGCCGACGGCAGCGACTTCGGCGGCTCGCTGCGCAATCCCGCAGCCTGGAACAATGTCTACGGCTTCCGACCGTCGCAAGGGCTTGTGCCCGGCGGGCCGGACTTCGAGGTCTTTCATGCGCAGATGGGCGTCGAGGGGCCGATGGGCCGCAACGTCGCCGACATGGCGCTGCTGCTCGACGTGCAGTCGGGCTACCACCCGCGGGCGCCCTTGTCCTATGAGAAACCCGGCTCGTTCCTCGAAGGGCTCGCAGTCCCGTCAGCCGGCGGTCGCATCGCCTGGCTCAGTGACCTCGGCGGCCATTTGCCGATCGAACCCGGCATACTTGAGCTGTGCGAGACGGCACTCGGCCGGTTCTCGGATGCATCCTTCCCAGCCGAACCCCTGTTGCCGGACTTCGATTTCGAAGCGCTGTGGCAGGCCTTCGTGACGCTCCGCCAGGCCAGCAGCGGCTGCGCGCTCAAAATCCACTACGACGATCCCGCCAGACGCGGCCTGCTGAAGCCCGAAGCCATCTGGGAAGTCGAGAATGCGATGCGGCTGACAGCGCCGCAAATCCGCGCGGCCTCGGTCGTGCGCACCTCCTGGCACCGCACGCTGCTGTCGATCTTCGACCGCTTCGACCTCATCGCCCTGCCGACCGCACAGGTCTTCCCCTTCGAAGTCGGTACCCACTGGCCGCGCGAGGTCGCCGGACGGGCGATGGACAGCTATCACCGCTGGATGCAGGTTTCCGCCTACGCCACGCTGGGCGGCTGTCCGGCGGTCAATGTTCCCGTCGGTTTCGACGACATGGGCCGGCCAATGGGCATGCAGTTGATCGGCCGCCCGCGCGGCGACCTTGCCGTGCTGAAGGCGGCGGCGGCCTACGAGGCGACACTGCCCTGGCAGACTGGCGCCTGA
- a CDS encoding ribokinase, with product MIIVIGSINLDLIANVNRLPSPGETVSGSGFATAPGGKGANQALAAARAGASVRMVGAVGKDSFAAEALALLREAKVDLSGVGETFASTGTALIMVGDDGENIIAVVPGANASVLPGDLSKAFLKKGDVVLLQHEIPLATVDAALDQARAAGAITVLNTAPFQGQAAAFLGKADYAVANETEFDLYGEALKLNGRDRAARMRDFAAKTGRTIVVTLGGDGVMAATPTDFLTIPAMKIAPVDTVGAGDTFCGYFAAGLSSGLALDKALARAGAAGSLACLKPGAQPAIPLAMDVDQALQETR from the coding sequence TTGATTATCGTCATCGGCTCGATCAACCTCGACCTTATCGCCAATGTCAACCGTTTACCGAGCCCCGGCGAAACGGTCAGCGGTTCCGGTTTCGCCACAGCACCCGGCGGCAAGGGCGCCAACCAGGCGCTGGCTGCCGCGCGCGCCGGCGCCTCGGTGCGCATGGTCGGCGCGGTCGGCAAGGACAGTTTCGCCGCCGAGGCGCTGGCGTTGCTGCGCGAAGCCAAGGTTGACCTGTCTGGCGTGGGAGAAACCTTTGCCTCGACCGGCACGGCCTTGATCATGGTCGGCGACGACGGCGAAAACATCATCGCCGTGGTCCCCGGCGCAAACGCTTCGGTTCTGCCCGGCGACCTTTCCAAGGCTTTCCTGAAAAAGGGCGATGTCGTGCTGCTGCAGCATGAGATCCCGCTGGCGACCGTCGATGCCGCGCTCGACCAGGCAAGAGCCGCCGGCGCCATCACCGTGCTCAACACCGCACCCTTCCAGGGTCAAGCAGCCGCGTTTCTCGGCAAGGCCGACTATGCCGTTGCCAACGAGACCGAGTTCGACCTCTATGGCGAGGCGCTGAAGCTGAATGGCCGCGATCGGGCGGCACGCATGCGTGACTTCGCGGCGAAAACCGGCCGTACCATCGTCGTCACGCTCGGCGGCGACGGCGTGATGGCCGCGACCCCGACCGATTTCCTTACTATTCCGGCGATGAAGATCGCCCCTGTCGACACGGTCGGCGCCGGCGACACCTTCTGCGGCTATTTCGCCGCCGGCCTGTCGTCCGGCTTGGCCCTCGACAAGGCACTGGCGCGCGCCGGTGCGGCTGGGTCGCTGGCCTGCCTGAAGCCTGGCGCCCAGCCGGCGATCCCGCTGGCCATGGATGTCGATCAGGCTTTGCAGGAAACCCGCTGA